Within Wyeomyia smithii strain HCP4-BCI-WySm-NY-G18 chromosome 2, ASM2978416v1, whole genome shotgun sequence, the genomic segment CTTTGATCGATTTGCAACTTTGACAGCTCAGCCCGACGACTGAAATTTTTTCACTAGATGAGCTGCGGGTTCAGTGCAActagcgaaatttgactgtataaCAAAAATTTCCTAGAACTTTGAGCGCccattactcgaaataatgtttttggagcTTGGTTCGATTTGAATGCACGCCGATCATATCATATTTGCTAGTTCGTCAccagttgcatttttttttgcaggaatgGAATGGACTATAAGGAGGCATAATAATGTCATAATcgcacgcaaccattcaaaacccgataaaacaacgaaacacGATCACTGACAATGACTCAAAATTGGATCTAAAAAAATTGCTGCATGCTGaaacataaattaaatttttaaaagatcgaaaagaTCAAATCGAAAAGTAAACGATCTTTTCGATTTTTGCAGGGctgaaaaatcgatcaaaaaaatcgaagatCGGAGCGGGAAAGATCGATTCTCTTTAGATTGATCCAAGATCGACCAATCCTAGTGTAGTGTCGTTTAATTTTTCCAAGCTAtaaagtgtagtccgggaaaGGTGTAGAACcgtcgcgaaaacgaattcgacataaataatattttgccGATTCTGCAGAAGCTGGAACATTAGGATATACTTTAAAAATAGATACATAGTTAAATAGTACATTTAAACATCCAATGTTATGGCCGCTTATCGCTTAGCATGGGTCGGTCGGGAATTGGTGCGACCTGTGTCTCAAAATATGTTTCGTTTTGCATCCACCTTTAGCGGACAGTCGTCGAATAGCACTTTTCGTCTTGCGATGAAAGGGATGGTTTTTGGCGCTTTGATTGGAACAGGTTGGTCCGGCTATAATTACTTCGTAGGAAAACCCACGGATCACATGATCAATGAAAAAAGTGGTCCAACATATTTGGATCATTTTCCTGATGTCAGAATTACGAGAAGGATTGTTAATTCCAATGACGATAGCGGATTAGAGTTGGTTCTGTTCCAATTTCAAACATGTCCGTTTTGTTGTAAGGTAGGTCGGTTGCATGTATTGATAAATGATTCGTTTTAGATTATGTCAGTAATTTTCGAAGGTTCGCGCGTTTTTGGATTATTGCGGCCTAACATACTCAGTGGTGGAAGTTGACGCCGTTCTTAGACAAGGAATCAAATGGTCCGAAACAAAAAAGGTTCCCACTATGCTTGTTAAAACCCGAACTGGGCAGTATGTCCAATTGACAGATTCCAGTATGATAGTTTCTGTACTATCCAGTTATCTTAGGGATAAAAGTCAAGATATTGATGAACTTGTAAAATATTATCCTTCAGTTACGTACGTTAACGATGCAGGAAGAAAAACAAGTGATATTATGAACAAATATTTCTTGATGCTGCACGATACAGAAAAGCACATCCGCAATGACCCGCAAGAGTAAGCTTTACTATTTATGTCTGTTTATACGTTCAtaaaaaaaaccaaatatttTTAGTGAAGAGCGGAAATGGCGGACTTGGGCTGATGAGCATCTGGTTCATTTAATTTCTCCTAATGTTTACCGGAACAGAGATGAAGCATTGGAAACTTTCGAGTGGTTTTCGGATGTGGGTGAGTGGGATGTGCACTTTCCCAAGTGGGAACGAAATATGATGGTGTACGTTGGCGCAATAGCCATGTGGGCTATTAGCAAGCGACTCAAGAAACGCCACCAGTTAACTGACGATGTGCGATCGCATATATATGACGCCTGTGACAAATGGATTGCAACTATTGAACAGAAGAAAACGCCTTTTTTGGGAGGAAAAAAACCGAATCTTGCCGATTTGGCGGTATTTGGTGTACTTAATAGTATGGAAGGATGTCAAGCTTTTAAAGATTGCTTAGACAACACAAAGATTGGTGGTTGGTTCTACGCCGTACGAAAAGAAGTAATGACTAATTGTGGTCATACTGCATGAATTTTATATTGCTTAgaattattttacaaataaattaGTAATTTCCAGCAATAAACCTCAAACTTGATGTGGTGCATATAGGCCTATGAAAAACATCATCTTTCCATGACCGAAAATCTCATGTTAAGTCATGAGGGGCCCAggtataaatgacagttctagAAGGTATGTTATTCaagtcgatgcattagtattagtgagcgttatgaactttttccaattttgtatgagatttaaaaatttgaactCACGCATTCTAGTGTGAGTGCTGGCGATGCAAATGCAATCCGAATGCACAGGCAGAATACATACGCATACAACGTTTTTGTAGCGATGTAATTACTAGTACCCCCACTTTCATAACAAGCTTCCACCTttaatagatggagtgcgctgttcgATTTAACGGTCATCATTTGTATAGGATCGATCCAGAAATGCcggtcttcttgatatgatgtttttgaccTGGGAGAGGCGACAactggcttcttactcttcttcatcactcacctcgatgatccctgttgtatttttcgcaAGTGATACCATTTAcacggaaaatatttaaatgtttTAATGCTCTTCATAATCATTATCCACAATCCCTCCTGCATGCGATAGATTTACCGTCTCAGTTCGCGACAAAAtggttggagtagatcttacccCGGTCAACATAGAATGTAACACAATGTAGCTGTTCTGTAACACAAAAGTAACATTGTTGCGTTACAAAGTTATCTAATTACAACAAACTGTTactaaaaaataataacattgTTAATGTAATGTAATTGTTACGTTGCAATTGTTATTAATTATGCACATTTCAAGGTTATCAAAATGTAACGTAACATATACCTAAATTAATAGTAACATTGTAATGTTGGTGTTCCGTTTTAAGCGCATCAATattgtatttgaaatttaaagtaTAGTAAACACAGTCAGGTTTCTTTACGCGAGgatacgttccaaatttgtatggaaccgcgtaaaaaaagactaaATTGAGTTAAAACAATATcgtagaaaaccgtcctaaaacgtgcAAACTTTGATTGAATATGGTGGTGGTCAGTCtaaagaccaaaatgcaatattacaaattttcagtatttaaaccaaaaattgtgatttatttttgaaatctgtcctaaaacggaaaacgtgattggaacgaagtcgatatcttgtaccatttttgagtttttgaagaaagcaaccgcgtaaaaaacctgactgtacaataaaaacattcgaAGCTGCCGAATACCGCTGGTTACGGTACCAAACACACCTTTTATTTGGCGGATATAGACGTAAAGAGACACAATAATGAGTAAATGGGTGCTtgtcagagaggaacgttatcCCAGTGAGAAATATGTAACATCcgttagttttattttgttgaaaccGCAGGATATTTCAAAAGCGTACGGGACACTTTTGATGAACGTAGGACATTTCGCGGGACAATTTGTTCAAACGCGGGACTTTTCCGCGAAACGAGGGACGTCTGGTCACTTTGAATTAATGGCAATTTTTCTCATGGTCTGAAATTATGGAATGTGAACGTATAAACGACAAGCCGGAAGAGGTTTGACTTCCGCTGAGACGCTACAGGTTACCACAATATATATCCATTTCAAACATCTCCTCAAGAGGCGGAGAGAAGCTTCTCAGTAATACGGCGATTGAAAACGGAGCTCAGTAAGGTCAGCACGCAGGATCAATTCTCTACTCAATATTGTTtgcttgtaattttttttcttttgaataaaaaaaaatgctgagAAGCTTCTTCCGCACCTTGGGAAGGAGTTTGAAATGGatataccgttttgattcaaacttcgaacacttcagaataaaaatcgaattattatagttagtgtaatgaaaagtgtGATTTTTATATACCATTTTGTTCCTTTACTGTTCTTTACCCAATGATGTGTAACCATAGCCGCCAACTTTGGGGGCACTTTTTGCCCCTCCATTATTTTTACCGAGGAGCAACGTATCATTTTGCCCTCTCAATAATTGTAGAAAGTTGGCG encodes:
- the LOC129722112 gene encoding prostaglandin E synthase 2 gives rise to the protein MAAYRLAWVGRELVRPVSQNMFRFASTFSGQSSNSTFRLAMKGMVFGALIGTGWSGYNYFVGKPTDHMINEKSGPTYLDHFPDVRITRRIVNSNDDSGLELVLFQFQTCPFCCKVRAFLDYCGLTYSVVEVDAVLRQGIKWSETKKVPTMLVKTRTGQYVQLTDSSMIVSVLSSYLRDKSQDIDELVKYYPSVTYVNDAGRKTSDIMNKYFLMLHDTEKHIRNDPQDEERKWRTWADEHLVHLISPNVYRNRDEALETFEWFSDVGEWDVHFPKWERNMMVYVGAIAMWAISKRLKKRHQLTDDVRSHIYDACDKWIATIEQKKTPFLGGKKPNLADLAVFGVLNSMEGCQAFKDCLDNTKIGGWFYAVRKEVMTNCGHTA